A part of Aegilops tauschii subsp. strangulata cultivar AL8/78 chromosome 2, Aet v6.0, whole genome shotgun sequence genomic DNA contains:
- the LOC141040963 gene encoding uncharacterized protein: protein MVGQNGNQNGHHSKLLDFQRTKPPSFSQVIDPLEADDLLRTIEKKLEIARTKEADKVPFATHYLEGSATIWWDNAKAMWPADDEITWGKFKDHFCKYHIPAGILKIKQREFLALTQGSLSVSEYLHKFTHLARYSLYDVVTEERKIYRFLGGRNQHLRCTLSMFGFPDFQTLVNKALIAKREDKLVHDNKPANNDHKRNFEPKKDGQPVQKTRTWQQSQVEFKPNWQQNVNNTTTQVKNIVTSPSFAAQNKFSCSIVEMTMMVQSPGSLLKSNLASRNLEIDIKGAMFPASLIGIESTKLDIILGMNWLTKHQVCINYVTREVTFTSQEGQTAKFVARRSMPKKEMVFAAITEELDLIPVVSEFPDVFPKELPGMPPDQELEFAINLVPGTALLYKKYYRIPSSELVELKKQLDEMLQKGYIRPSSSP from the exons atggttgggcagaatggaaatcagaatggCCATCACTCCAAACTATTAGACTTTCAGAGGACTAAGCCTCCCAGTTTTAGTCAAGTTATCGATCCTTTGGAAGCCGATGATTTGTTGCGGACTATTGAGAAGAAGCTTGAAATTGCCCGCACCAAGGAAGCCGACAAGGTTCCATTTGCTACACACTATCTTGAGGGATCTGCCactatatggtgggataatgccaaAGCTATGTGGCCTGCAGACGATGAGATTACTTGGGGTAAATTCAAGGACCATTTCTGCAAGTACCACATTCCCGCCGGTATTCTGAAAATCAAGCAGCGTGAATTCCTCGCTCTCACCCAAGGAAGCCTGTCAGTAAGTGAGTATCTGCATAAGTTCACCCATTTGGCCCGATATTCCCTCTATGATGTGGTTACAGAAGAAAGGAAGATATATCGATTCCTTGGAGGACGCAACCAGCACCTCCGATGCACACTCAGCATGTTCGGCTTCCCCGACTTTCAGACTTTGGTAAACAAGGCCCTCATTGCAAAAAGAGAAGACAAGCTCGTGCACGACAATAAGCCCGCTAATAATGATCATAAGCGCAACTTCGAGCCTAAGAAGGATGGGCAGCCAGTGCAGAAGACTCGTACCTGGCAACAGTCACAGGTTGAGTTTAAGcccaattggcagcagaatgttaacaaTACCACTACCCAAGTCAAGAATATCGTGACCAGCCCA AGTTTTGCTGCCCAAAACAAGTTTTCTTGCTCGATTGTGGAAATGACTATGATGGTACAATCCCCGGGGTCCCTGCTTAAAAGTAATTTGGCCAGCCGtaatttggagattgacatcaAGGGAGCCATGTTCCCAGCCTCTTTGATAGGCATCGAGTCTACCAAGTTGGATATTATTTTGGGAATGAACTGGTTAACCAAACATCAAGTATGCATCAACTATGTGACCAGAGAAGTCACGTTCACAAGCCAGGAAGGTCAGACTGCAAAATTTGTTGCTCGAAGAAGCATGCCaaagaaagaaatggtcttcGCAGCTATAACTGAAGAATTGGATctaattcctgtggtcagtgagtttccAGATGTATTTCCTAAGGAACTACCAGGAATGCCACCAGACCAagagcttgagtttgcaattAACCTTGTGCCTGGGACCGCActgttatacaagaagtattaccggataCCTTCATCCGAATTAGTGGAATTaaagaaacaacttgatgagaTGCTTCAGAAAGGATATATCCGTCCAAGCTCTTCACCATAG